In Quercus robur chromosome 10, dhQueRobu3.1, whole genome shotgun sequence, a genomic segment contains:
- the LOC126702154 gene encoding carbonic anhydrase 2-like, translated as MGSLEEAIEGLKKFLSNKDDVAVAQIEKLITGLQETDRNEFDPVKRIIEGFQHFKINKFDKHPELYEKLAEGQWPKFLVFSCSDSRVCPSHILDFQPGEAFMVRNIANMVPAFDKLKYSGVGAAIEYAVSELKVQNILVIGHSRCGGINRLMTHPEDNSAPFDFIDEWVKIGLPAKVKVQAEFGDLPLEVQCKHCEKESVKLSLCNLETYPYVQMGLANKKLRLMGGYYDFVHGKFELLEFEPRFRHLFST; from the exons ATGGGGTCATTGGAGGAAGCCATTGAAGGATTGAAGAAGTTTCTCAG TAACAAGGATGATGTGGCGGTTGCACAAATTGAGAAGTTGATAACTGGATTGCAAGAGACAGATCGCAATGAATTTGACCCAGTTAAAAGGATTATAGAAGGGTTTCAACACTTCAAGATCAACAAATTTGA CAAGCATCCTGAATTGTACGAGAAACTTGCTGAAGGCCAGTGGCCCAAG tttttggtattttcatgCTCAGACTCTAGGGTGTGTCCCTCTCATATCCTGGACTTTCAACCTGGAGAAGCCTTCATGGTCCGCAACATTGCTAACATGGTTCCTGCATTTGACAAG CTAAAATACTCTGGAGTTGGTGCTGCCATTGAATATGCTGTCTCAGAACTTAAG GTACAAAATATCCTGGTCATTGGACACAGTCGATGTGGTGGGATAAATAGGCTTATGACTCATCCTGAGGACAATTCTGCTCCTTT TGACTTCATAGATGAGTGGGTCAAAATAGGATTACCTGCAAAGGTCAAGGTCCAAGCAGAGTTTGGTGACTTGCCATTGGAGGTTCAATGTAAACATTGTGAAAAG GAATCAGTGAAGTTATCACTGTGTAACTTAGAAACTTATCCATATGTTCAAATGGGGTTGGCAAACAAGAAGCTGAGGTTGATGGGTGGCTACTATGATTTTGTTCATGGAAAATTTGAGCTCTTGGAGTTTGAGCCTCGCTTTCGCCATCTCTTCTCCACATGA